Proteins encoded in a region of the Sugiyamaella lignohabitans strain CBS 10342 chromosome B, complete sequence genome:
- the MRP1 gene encoding mitochondrial 37S ribosomal protein MRP1 (Mitochondrial ribosomal protein of the small subunit; MRP1 exhibits genetic interactions with PET122, encoding a COX3-specific translational activator, and with PET123, encoding a small subunit mitochondrial ribosomal protein; GO_component: GO:0005763 - mitochondrial small ribosomal subunit [Evidence IPI] [PMID 11278769]; GO_component: GO:0005739 - mitochondrion [Evidence IEA,IEA]; GO_component: GO:0005739 - mitochondrion [Evidence IDA] [PMID 16823961]; GO_component: GO:0030529 - ribonucleoprotein complex [Evidence IEA]; GO_component: GO:0005840 - ribosome [Evidence IEA]; GO_function: GO:0046872 - metal ion binding [Evidence IEA]; GO_function: GO:0003735 - structural constituent of ribosome [Evidence IPI] [PMID 11278769]; GO_function: GO:0004784 - superoxide dismutase activity [Evidence IEA]; GO_process: GO:0032543 - mitochondrial translation [Evidence IC] [PMID 11278769]; GO_process: GO:0055114 - oxidation-reduction process [Evidence IEA]; GO_process: GO:0006801 - superoxide metabolic process [Evidence IEA]) yields the protein MLSSIRGGLRQPSIRATWAIVRSSPGRSLHTVPEMPHLDREKGISGLLSPKGLEVAWFQYQAYLINELNKRTQDTYLKDSTPFQIMRATADLPEFHDINFYASQAYSNEFFFESLKDSVNLEAKIGRPVNKSFVDISTHVINSPFISAASSTTSSGSTSSSPDSSAARLSNLLTHSFDTAVSFRELLINRADSIFGNGYVWLLWLSDWDVRLVNTYNSGTPLSHVRNTETAEAAAHNSARSFGQINSSFEVNSNVPLLNFNAWQHVYLTDYGVAGKRKFLENLFDCIDWDRVSKRIPKQQEYGTKYQ from the coding sequence ATGCTCTCATCTATACGTGGTGGTTTGCGACAACCGTCTATTAGAGCAACATGGGCCATCGTTCGTTCAAGTCCTGGCAGGTCCTTACACACTGTTCCAGAGATGCCACATTTAGACCGCGAAAAGGGTATCTCGGGCCTACTCTCGCCAAAGGGCCTGGAGGTAGCTTGGTTTCAATATCAAGCGTATCTTATCAATGAACTCAACAAACGCACCCAGGATACATATTTGAAGGACAGTACGCCTTTCCAAATCATGAGAGCAACTGCTGATCTACCGGAGTTTCATGATATCAATTTCTATGCTTCTCAGGCTTACAGTAATGAGTTTTTTTTCGAATCTTTGAAGGACTCGGTTAATCTTGAGGCCAAGATTGGCAGACCGGTGAATAAAAGCTTTGTAGATATTTCCACGCATGTTATAAACAGTCCGTTTATAAGTGCTGCCTCTAGCACCACTAGTTCTGGTAGTACCTCAAGTTCGCCTGATTCATCTGCGGCTCGTTTGTCAAATCTTCTTACTCATTCTTTTGATACAGCTGTATCGTTCAGGGAACTTTTAATTAACCGTGCTGATTCGATTTTTGGAAACGGTTATGTATGGTTGCTATGGCTCAGCGACTGGGATGTAAGACTTGTAAACACCTACAATTCAGGAACTCCGCTATCACATGTCAGAAATACGGAGACCGCagaggctgctgctcatAATTCAGCCCGGTCATTTGGCCAAATCAATTCATCCTTTGAGGTTAATTCGAATGTGCCACTTCTTAACTTCAACGCTTGGCAGCATGTATACCTTACCGACTATGGAGTTGCTGGTAAGAGGAAGTTCTTAGAGAATCTTTTTGATTGCATTGATTGGGACAGAGTCTCGAAAAGAATTCCAAAACAGCAAGAATATGGTACTAAGTACCAATAA